Proteins found in one Dryobates pubescens isolate bDryPub1 chromosome 1, bDryPub1.pri, whole genome shotgun sequence genomic segment:
- the LOC128898531 gene encoding uncharacterized protein LOC128898531, which translates to MPLKRREGASVGLLGPGPPCKSGPGQCPWHPGRFETPAAAPAPCKQGRAAALAAALHAQPHCPGCLLRRPSAIPTGSVPCAAWRLAQKEEEARCGAARQHTAEARGGEATYGGGKRRRGNIRRRQEAAREEEQRQAEEQDRRKAPWAMRPPSEFGCGNTRSLPAPLGCPGWLCAGRPPCKQGSVFAFAVVGVLPPSSLAARRPATL; encoded by the exons ATGCCCCTGAAgcggagagaaggagcctccgtgGGCCTTTTGGGACCAGGGCCGCCCTGTAAGTCAGGGCCCGGTCAGTGTCCCTGGCATCCCGGGCGCTTTGAAACGCCAGCggcggccccagccccctgtaagcagggtcGTGCAGCCGCTCTGGCCGCTGCTTTGCATGCCCAGCCCCATTGCCCAGGGTGTCTGCTGCGGCGCCCGTCTGCCATCCCGACCGGAAGTGTGCCGTGCGCCGCTTGG cggctggcacagaaggaagaagaggcccGCTGTGGAGCGGCGAGGCAACATacggcggaggcaagaggcggcgaggcaacatacggcggaggcaagaggcggcgaggcaacatacggcggaggcaagaggcggcgagggaagaggagcagcgtcaggctgaagagcaggacaggagaaaggcGCCCTGGGCAATGAGACCTCCCTCTGAATTTGGCTGTGGTAACACAAGATCTTTGCCAGCACCGTTAGGGTGCCCtggttggctttgtgctgggcgacctccctgtaagcagggctcggtctttgcttttgctgttgtaGGCGTTTTGCCACCTAGCTCCTTGGCTGCTCGGAGACCGGCAACCCTGTAA